One genomic region from Salvelinus fontinalis isolate EN_2023a chromosome 18, ASM2944872v1, whole genome shotgun sequence encodes:
- the LOC129815305 gene encoding sodium- and chloride-dependent GABA transporter 2-like isoform X2, with protein sequence MGYAAQVITIYGCMTYIVILVWAFLYLFSSFTADLPWANCNNAWNTDACVTFGTKNASTNWTIPLLNVSSSVVEFWHRRVLRMSDGIESLGGIRWELALCLLLSWAICYFCIWKGVRSTGKAAYFTATFPYVMLAVLFVRGVTLPGAKDGIFYYLYPNVTRLADPQVWMDAGTQIFYSYAICLGYLTSLGSYNKYNNNCYKDSFYLCLLNSGTSFVSGFAIFSILGYMAGEQGVDISVVAESGPGLVFIVYPQAVSLLPCPQFWAVCFFTMIILLGVDSQFVALESLMTSVTDFYPNLIRKGYRRELLLLLICCCCYLVGLIMITEGGLYIIQLFDHYVCSGATLLLLSICQSLSIGWIYGAERFFDNIEDMIGYRPSSLLKYCWLYITPTIGTVTFVFSLLKYSPLKFNNTYVYPWWAYGLGWILAMSSLSLIPITMVYKLYQAKGTFWKRLQTVCQPADDLPMMKKEMAGLYALDRVTEDEKTYNNNL encoded by the exons ATGGGCTATGCCGCCCAGGTGATCACTATATATGGATGTATGACCTACATAGTGATTCTGGTGTGGGCTttcctctacctgttctcctccttcactgctgacCTGCCATGGGCTAACTGCAACAATGCCTGGAACACAG ATGCTTGTGTGACATTTGGCACCAAGAATGCCAGCACCAATTGGACTATTCCACTCCTGAATGTGTCATCTTCCGTTGTGGAGTTTTGGCA CCGGCGAGTGCTGAGAATGTCAGATGGAATTGAGTCATTGGGAGGCATTAGATGGGAGCTGGCTCTGTGTCTTCTGCTGTCCTGGGCCATCTGCTACTTCTGTATCTGGAAAGGAGTTAGGTCTACAGGGAAG GCAGCCTACTTCACGGCCACCTTCCCCTATGTAATGCTAGCGGTGCTATTTGTCCGAGGAGTGACCCTTCCAGGAGCTAAAGATGGCATATTCTACTACTTGTATCCCAATGTTACACGCCTAGCTGATCCACAG GTTTGGATGGATGCAGGAACCCAGATATTCTATTCTTACGCCATATGCCTGGGCTACCTGACCTCTCTTGGAAGCTACaacaaatacaacaacaactgctaCAA AGATTCCTTCTACCTGTGCTTGTTGAACAGTGGGACCAGCTTCGTGTCTGGTTTCGCCATTTTCTCCATACTGGGTTATATGGCTGGGGAACAGGGTGTGGACATCTCTGTGGTTGCTGAGTCAG GTCCTGGCCTGGTCTTCATAGTGTACCCTCAGGCAGTGTCCTTGCTCCCCTGCCCTCAGTTCTGGGCTGTCTGCTTCTTCACCATGATCATCCTGTTGGGAGTGGATAGCCAG TTTGTCGCCCTTGAGAGCCTTATGACCTCGGTAACGGACTTCTACCCCAACCTCATCAGAAAGGGCTACCGGAGGGAGCTTCTGCTGCTGCtcatctgctgctgctgctacctgGTTGGACTTATCATGATCACAGAG GGTGGCCTCTACATCATCCAGCTGTTTGATCATTATGTGTGCAGTGGTGCCACTCTGCTGCTCCTCTCCATATGCCAGTCACTCAGTATTGGATGGATATATG GTGCTGAACGCTTCTTTGACAACATTGAGGATATGATTGGCTACAGGCCCTCCTCCCTGCTGAAGTACTGTTGGCTCTACATTACTCCAACTATTGGCACC GTAACCTTTGTATTCTCGCTGCTGAAGTACAGCCCTCTGAAGTTCAACAACACCTATGTGTACCCGTGgtgggcctatgggctaggctggATCCTGGctatgtcctccctctctctcatccccatcACCATGGTCTACAAACTGTACCAGGCCAAAGGGACGTTCTGGAAG CGCCTCCAGACAGTCTGTCAGCCAGCAGATGACCTTCCTATGATGAAGAAGGAGATGGCAGGTCTCTATGCTCTGGACCGTGTTACTGAAGATGAGAAGACCTACAACAATAATCTATAG